One window from the genome of Pseudomonas fluorescens encodes:
- a CDS encoding helix-turn-helix transcriptional regulator, whose protein sequence is MSSPSRVPTYVMQQRSELTDFYIRDKKGRRAETSPHRHEYFQIQINLGGDTVQHIGNVERPFPRNTLAFILPHRVHVIPHPADSNFMVINFSQTFLLPHLQCDPMDLEEVSILLAPELSPFRFQEHLDFILGDDDFAKVCALITQMRALDEHRQFGTREMLKGLLLQLIGSVCALYAEPLKRLAEENAAEVSRRDALGRMSEYLRKNIADPDLNLIKVAAATYLSPTYLTHWLRKEIGKTFTELVLERRMHAARNYLLNGTRPVGEVARLCGFADEAYFSRRFRQIHGQPPGQFRRQQLNPDSPQLPLNT, encoded by the coding sequence ATGTCGTCACCGAGCCGAGTCCCCACCTATGTCATGCAGCAACGCAGCGAATTGACGGACTTCTACATCCGCGACAAAAAGGGCCGGCGCGCCGAAACCAGCCCGCATCGCCATGAGTACTTCCAGATCCAGATCAACCTCGGTGGTGACACCGTGCAACACATTGGCAACGTCGAGCGTCCGTTTCCACGCAACACCCTGGCCTTCATCCTGCCCCACCGCGTGCATGTGATTCCGCACCCGGCGGACAGCAACTTCATGGTGATCAACTTTTCCCAGACGTTCCTGTTGCCACATTTGCAGTGCGACCCGATGGACCTGGAAGAAGTCTCGATTCTGCTGGCGCCGGAACTCTCGCCGTTTCGTTTCCAGGAGCACCTGGACTTCATTCTCGGCGACGACGATTTCGCCAAGGTATGCGCGTTGATCACGCAAATGCGCGCACTGGACGAGCATCGACAATTCGGCACCCGCGAGATGCTCAAGGGCTTGTTACTGCAACTGATCGGCAGCGTCTGCGCCTTGTACGCCGAGCCGCTCAAGCGCTTGGCCGAAGAAAACGCCGCCGAAGTCAGCCGACGCGATGCGCTGGGCCGAATGTCCGAATACCTGCGCAAGAACATCGCCGACCCGGACCTCAACCTGATCAAAGTGGCGGCGGCGACCTACCTGTCGCCGACCTACCTGACCCACTGGCTGCGCAAGGAAATCGGCAAGACCTTTACCGAACTGGTGCTCGAACGTCGAATGCATGCGGCGCGCAATTACTTGCTCAATGGCACACGGCCTGTGGGCGAAGTGGCGAGGTTGTGCGGGTTTGCCGACGAGGCTTATTTTTCCAGGCGTTTTCGCCAGATACATGGACAGCCGCCAGGGCAGTTCAGGCGCCAGCAGTTGAATCCGGACAGTCCGCAGTTGCCGTTGAATACATAA